Within Anthonomus grandis grandis chromosome 19, icAntGran1.3, whole genome shotgun sequence, the genomic segment CCTTTGTGCGAGAAATCCTTCAAAGTTCCCCACTCCATGATGGTCCACATCTCCAATAAAGAGAAAATATTCACGTTCACTTGCCCCATCTGTGGCAGAGGGTTCATCCAACGCAGCCTCTTCCGCACCCATATGGAACTCCACGAGAATAGCAAGAAGTACCAGTGTACTTTATGTGATAAGAAGTTTAACACCAAAAGGTACCTGCAAAGTCACGAAAGGTTTAATCACAAGAAGGAGCTGTTTAACATCGAGGAGGTGTTCCAGTGCGAGTACTGCTCCAGAACCTTCAGCTTCAAGCGTTCTTTGAAGCGCCATCTGAACTCGATCCATAAAGTCGGCGAGAAGAAGACTTACCAGTGTCACGTCTGCTCTAAGGTGGTGACTAATAAGTACAGCCTCACCGTGCATTTGAGGCTGCACACTGGCGAGAAGAAGTTCCAGTGCCAGGTGTGCGGAGAGAAAATGCCCAGGAAGCAGTACTTGATGAGGCATCTCTTTAGCAAACACGGCATTGGCCATAGCAGGCCTCATTGAgctttttatgttaataaaaattattgtttgtactctttagtatttttttttactgtcaGTTTTCCATGCTCTTGATCCAGAAGTGTCCATCATACTAACCATAAACATTTTCCAGAAACATATCTAACTACTgatatagatatatatttaagaaaatttattccaggcgatccagacactattaacaAACTGaagcgatgatatagaaaaaggtggaaaagtcgaattctcatttatatatatcCCTATTTCCCCCTCTCTTCTAGTTTGAGAATTAGAAGAGTACGGGaatgaagtgatgtttttcgggtataatctgacaaattaaaggagaaaaacactatttccaggcgatccagactttattaagaaaataaaacgatgatacagaaaaaggtgaaaaagtcACGAATTCATATAtctctcatttatatatccgtaTCTCAGTCTAAAGATTAGAAGAGCATGAGaaaaaagtgatgttttttgtgtataatgtgaCAAATTaagggagaaaaacactatttccaggcgattcagacactattaagaaaatgaaggaAGTAATTCCGCACCAATATGGAACTTCACGAGAATAGCAAGGTACTCCTTGCTTTTCTTAATGTACTTTATGTGATAAGAAGTGACTTTATGTGATAAGAACTTTAACACGAAAAGGTACCTACAGAGTCACGAGATGTATAATCACAAGAAGGAGTTCTTGAACATCGAGGAGGTGTTCCAGTCCGAGAACTGCTTCAGAACCATCAGCTTCAACCGTTCTTTGGTGCGCCATCTGAACCCAATCCATAAAGTTGGCGAAAATCCATAAAGTTACCAGTATCACATTTGCTGCGCAATGTGACCAACAAGTACAGCCTCACTGTGTACCTGATGAGGCATCTCTTCAGCAAGCACGGCATTGGCCATAGCAGGCCTCATTCAGCtttttgtgttaataaaaattattgtttggactctttagtattttttttcccGACAGTTTTCCAAGCTCTTGATCCAGAAGTGTCGACCATACTAACCATAAACATTTTCCAGAACATATCCAACATCTgatatagatattaaatatgAGGACGTCAAACCAGCCAAGAACCTCAAAAAGGGTACGAAAAACCCCAAGAGGCGCCCTCCTAAGCGCATTATTAAGGTTGAGGATTGGACTTCCAGCGACGAGGAAGCGCGTCAAAAAACCGCCATAAGAAAAATCAGGAAACCCAGATCGGCATTGGAAAAACTCTGCAAGGAGCTCTGGGAGAAGCCTCCGACCTGGTCCGATGACTCAGACCATGAATCCGATTGGTTCAGTGACCCAGCGAGTTCCTCAAAAAAGAAACAGGACATGTCTGGATTATGTCCGCAATGCGGCAAGGTGGTGGCCAACATGAAAATCCACATGAAGAAGTACCACCTGAACAATTACTCTTGCGACCTCTGCTCGATCACCTTCAGGAACGAGAAGCAGCTGAAGGAGCACAAGGAGGTGCACGACTCCGAGAACCCCCACAAGTGCGACTTGtgcaatttaatatttaaaaacgtcACCAAACTCGCTCTGCACCGATTTACGCACACGGGCAACTACGACTGCCCTATCTGCGGGTTCAACGCCACCAGCAGGTTCAGAAACTCCATCATAGCGCACATCAAACGTCACGAGGACAATTATGCGGTCAGATGCGACATATGCAACCGCGGATTCCTCTGCAAAAAGAAACTGGAGGAGCACATTGAATGGCACGAGAACGTGCCCAAGTACGAGTGCGAGATCTGCCATAAGAAATTCCCCGTCAAGTCGTACCTCACCCTTCACAACAAGTTTAATCACAAGAAGGAGCTTTACGGCACCGAGGAGATTTTCCAGTGCGAAATCTGCGGCAGAAAGTTCACCTTCGAGAAGAGCTTCAAGCGACATCTGAGCTGCATCCATAAGATCGGCAAAGATTTTACCGTGAAGTGCCCGGTGTGCGACAAGGTGATCGCTAATAATCACAACTTGAAGAAACACATGAAGGTGCACACGGGGGAGAAGAACTACAGCTGCGACGTTTGCGGAAAGACGTTCTCGCAGAGGCAGTACGTCACTAGGCACCAGAAGGTCCACCAACCTGATCGGGAGAATAAGAAACGCCCATTGGTTAGTGAGGAGGTGCCGGTTGTCTAGAAGTCTTGGAGAGTCAATGCTTCTTCTTAGCGAGCTTCTCAAAGCCAGTAACTCTCCTGCAAGTCTGTAATGGGATGATTTCACTCCTCACAAGGATCGTCTTCATTATATTCGACCCTTACCTTCAGTAACTTGCTCTAAACCTGTTTCATGGTCAAAGTGATGTGGATCTTCTGGCAGAACTTCCAGCACTATCCATCAGCTCGATTCCTGATTATCATCCCCAGATTTGTCTGATTTCTTTAGCTTCTTGACTTTTGTCGCCATTTACTACTCCATCTTGAGACCTCCTTCAGTTCTAATTTCTAAGACTGAATGATTTGAAATCAATTTTATGTTAACGATCTCAGTTTTATTTGTGTGTACTATCAGATTGTGTCAAGGTGTGTAAATATTTGTACGACCTACTCATTTTATTGAAACGtattataaaatacataattaagTTTCGTTTCATTTCTACCTTGCTGCCAATTTATCTTTCTTGGCTAAATTCATCCAAAATTTCAGGACAATCATCTCCTATTACATAATTTCCGAAGGTACTCAGCTCCAGTATCTCATAAACCTCTCAAACGCTCCACCGGCTTCAACCCTCAATCCCGAGCCTCAAACACTCCAAAAAAAACGAGATTTATGCAACATATGTGGTGTCTTGGTAGGAAACCTCAATGACCACTCCAAGACCCACCAGTTGACTTGCGACTTCTACAGCTTCGGCACCTCCAACTACCTTGGAGAGCACATCTCCGAAGAGCACACCCCCGAGGGACCTTATAGTTGCGACATCTGCCACGCCCCTTACCAAACCCTCCTGAAACTAACTGTGCACCGACGcattcacttaaaaaaatacgtttgtCCCCTCTGCGGGTTCGAATCCTCCACAAGATCCTTCGCTCCCATCAAGCAGCACATCGACCGACACGGGGAGAGATTCAAAGTGAGATGCGACCTGTGCAAAAAGGGTTTCATGTGCATGGCGAAGCTCCGGGACCACTTGGAGGTGCACGCCTCAGAACCGAAGTACCAGTGCGAGTACTGCCGCAAGAAGTTCACGGTGAAGAACTACCTGAAGTTGCACGTGCGTTTCAATCACAAGAAGACCCTCTCGGGGATCCCGGAGGTGTTCCAGTGCGAGATATGCGGACGAGAATTCTCGTTCGAGAAGAGTTTTAGGCGCCACTTGAGTGCGATCCATAAAATCGGAAAGGATCTCACCGTGGAGTGTCCCGTGTGCCACAAGACGGTCGCCAACAATTTCAATTTGAAGAAGCACATGAGGATCCACACTGGGGAAAAGAATTATGCGTGCGCTATGTGTGGAAAGAGGTTTTCGGATATGAAATATGTGAGGAAACATCAGAGTGTCCATCTGAAAGAGGGCGGAGGCTTGAAGTCCAAGAGAGGGAGAGGAGGCAAGTGAGAATTGGCTACTTTCCCCCAGAACTTGCCTCCTCTCCCTCAGAGGCTTCctggaagaagaaaataattcaCTTCTTCCAGGAAGTCCTGATTGGGGATCCTAGAACCAAGATGTGGTGTAAATAAAGATAACTTAAAAGTTTAAGGCAGTTTTTTTGACTCCTTTCCAGAAATTTGCGTTGTAAACAAATATACTAACTCATAAGTATTTTAGGTCGATACTGGAGAGGATCCTGATAAAACAGGAACTCCTGGAAGACATTCAACAGCACAAAAAAGTGCGGAGGAAACGAAAACCCGCTGGTTATACACCGAACGAGGAGCATCCGGATGAGGACAAGCCAAAAGTGCGTAAACCccgaataaaaaaagaaaaatcggaCAGTCCTCCGAAGCACCCGAGAAATCAGAAGGCGAACATGTGGACTTGCAAGTTTTGCTTCGAAACCTTCGCCTCCAGAAAGGAGATGTTTCAGCATAGAAAGCAACATCCGGAGGAGGAGAAGAAGACTGTCACCGCGGAACCTTCCACCACAAAGTTCTCTTACGACGAGGAACTCGACATATTCACTTGTAACAATTGTTCTGCCGAATGCCAGGACCTGGAAGAGATCGAGAAGCACGTGGAAACCCACGAGAAAAAGTTCGCGTGCTACGTCTGCAAAGAAGAACTGTTCGGCCCCATTAACTACACCGTCCACGTCCAAAAACACCGGGACGACAAGCTGTTCCCGTGCCCCTGGTGCCAGTACATGTCCCATAAAAAAGAAGCCATGCAAGTGCACATAAACCGACTCCACTTGCAAATCTACGATTTCCAGTGCACCAAGTGCGGAAAATGTTTCAATGACGCACTGAGCTTCAAGGAGCACGACAACGTGCACCTGAACGTTAAGCCTTTCGGTTGTGTGGTGTGCAGCAAGAACTTCTACTACTCCCGATATCTGCTCTCGCACCAGCTGAGAACCCACACGGTGCGAGTGCTGGATCCAGAGTCCAAGACCCAGTGCAGCGTGTGCCAGAAAATCTTCGCACGGCTGGACACCTTGGAGAGGCATTACGCCGCCAAGCATCTCACCGTACGCACCGGTCCCTATGAAAAAAAGCATCTGTGCGACGTGTGTGGACAAGGCTTCTCCAGACCGGATAAACTTAAGATCCATTACAGGAAACACACCGGGGAGAAGCCTTATTCTTGCGTGTACTGCTCCAAAAGCTTTATTAAGCGCGACTACTTGATAATGCACGAGAGGATCCACTCCGGAGAGAAACCGTACGAGTGCGCCATCTGCGGGAAATGCTTTAACCAGGGGGCACCTTTGAGGATCCATTTGAGGAGTCACACCGGTGAACGGCCTTACGTGTGTCCCTATTGTGGTGCCGGTTCTGTGTCCAGAGGTGCATTGAACAGTCACATTAAGAGCTGTATTGGGGCGGTGGTTGGGGCAGCCCAGGATATTGGACACGAGGAAGTTGTGAGGATGTAAGACTGCCGTTGTTGTTGTACAAACTGGAAGATTCAAAGATTGTTCTGGAACAGTTGAGGAGCAGATCTTCGTGCAGTCGGAAATTCTTTCTCTTTGAGGAATCATACGGTGAAGTCTGTCCTCGGGTGATTTTGGAGTCCGTCTAGGCTGGATCTGGATGCAGATTTCTCATTATTCTTTTGTATATAACTAATAGTGATCTTTTTAGTTCCTTAACAGTCTGAGGGATGACACCGCGATACTTGTTCATAGTAGTTTATAATTAAGGTTATTTATTTGCTTCGTTGTTTATACAGTAGGAGCCTAAACATCCCTTGTCCTTTGACATTTACTGGGGGAGGATTTTTTGGCTTCtgctgtatacagggtgtcccataaataatggtaaatattttaacagcagaccttttgaaaaaaatgaggTTAAGTTAAACTTTCCCAGTCCGAGAGTCAAAGACatctaagatacagggtgatgaacttaatgttatatttttttgaattttgcccataaatttagcatttagacaatgtacaatttaatttttgatttaaaataaacattattttgcttaaaaaggTACACTTCAGGCATCTCGCTACGATTAAcccttttcgagatatttacatttaaagtttttaatgcgttcaaaatttaattaaattttcttacttaCTTTagagtaaaatatttgttaaatatactGTGCCTGACaagatgaattattattataaacctCATTGTCACTGTCAGGGTTTATGTTCTGGTCAATTACTTTGATAAGTTgttatgaaaaatcaaaatcaaacaaTTAGTAACGTTGTCTATTACAGACCTCTTTACAAGACTATTTTCAGACCTCGGCCCGCACGAAGTCCAGACCCTAACCCATTggatttttgtatatggggatacataaaattaattgtttgccAAAATACAATAATCACAAAAGAGCATTTAATTGAggcaaatattcataattttaatttttaatttaatttctgtattttatcatttattcgATGTGTAGTAGAGCAATTTGAATAGTTTACGAATGTCGTTTTTGTTGAAaacttttaatgtaaatatgtCAGAAAGGGTTAATCGTAGCGAGATTTCTGAAGTGAGCAAAACTGTTTGCACAATACATACttgaaatagaaaattaaattatgccaagcctaaaaaagttatggaattaaaaaaaatcaaaatattgctCTATGAcataccaatttaaaaaaaggttaatttaaaGAAGTGTCATATAAAAGAGAAACCGTATTCCAAATTTTGTTACCTACTAACAAGTAATAAATGCTAAGTTTAtggctaaaattaaaaataaaatacattatcaCCTTGTATCTCGGTTGTCTTTGACTTTCGCACTATAAAATCATTACTTAAcctcattttttttccaaaaggaatctgctgttaaaatattaaccATTATTTATGGGACACCTTGTAAATTTGTCTCTGTAGGGGTGCATGGTTTACATTTCTATTTCAAGAgatcattatttagtttaagCATCACAAAATAAGTGATTCACCctctgtatttatttattttttaagaaattaatatattagttTGAATTTATCGTTAATTTTTCTCCTCTCCCTGTAAAGACAGTATCCCGGGTAACCGTTTGTGTTGTCTCCTTAGCTGTCAAAGTGGCGTCagtgtttaaatttgttgttgTGGTCCGcgagtattttttaaaaggtaagtttttaatcaaatatGACCTGCTCAGTCTGCTCTTGATCAAACACTGACCCCACCCATTTTTAGGTACAATTTCTGGTCCTACCACAGTGACCATTTACAAATAGAAATGAAGGTGAGCGATGTGGAGTTCAAGCCCGACGTGGGCACGTTGGAGACCTCTTTAGAGCCTCCCGACTCCCCACTTACGCCCGTATCGATCAAAATAGAGCCGGATAGCGACGAGGAGTATCTGCCGGGCAAATCAGAGAAAAAAAAGCCAATAAAGTTGCGAATAAAAAAGGAACAACTGGAAAAAccgaagaaaagaaaaaagaaatcttCTTCATCGAAGAAGAGGAAGCAGGAGCACAAACTGTGGACCTGCCGTAAGTGCTTGCAAGAGTTCGACAGCCGTAAAGGCTTGACCGAGCACTCCAAGTTGCACCACGAAGAGTCTTCCGACGAACACACGTTTAAGCACAACGAAGAACAGGATCTGTACAACTGTAACACTTGTCAAGCGGAATATCCGACCCGATCAGAGGTCGAGGAGCACATAACCAAGGTCCACGAAGAGTTCTACTCTTGCGACCAGTGCGAGCACACCTCCAAGAAGGCGTACGCCTTCGCGATCCACATGAAAAGTCACTCCAATGACGAGTACATGGTGTGTCCTCTGTGCAGCTACACGACCCCCAGGAGAACTTGTCTACAGACCCACATCAATAGAGTGCACTACCACAAGTTCTACTACACCTGCGGCACTTGCGGCAAAGGCTTTAACGATTCTGTGATCTTTAAGGAGCATAATAACGAACATTTGGGCATTAAACCGTTCGTTTGCGTGGTGTGCTCGAAGGCTTTCTGCTACTCCAGGTGAGTTCTCGATCATCTTAGTAGTACCATACTATGACCTTCgcccaaaaaattttttttgctctgaaaaatcttgtgcaaaatataattaattaatcattaaattaaacaaaattgcaCTCATTCTGTTACgcattaaattatgtattacaCGAAAGTATGTGACTTGTGCTATATGCGTTTACTAAGTTTCCTTCTTTTTTCTTGTGCGGTTATTGGTTGCCAGGTGTGTACCAGATAAGTCGCAGTAGTAAATTGCACTATCGAGTTACGCGATAAAATTTATATCGAATTAAAGGTAGATAATTAAATCAAGTAATTGTAGAtatattaaaatctataaaaaaatctcttttaacCCGTAATGTgataaaaaaagtcatttatttcCTCAGGTTTGTTACTCAATTACAGGAAAGAATGTGGtttgaaaaaagagaaaaaataaaaataatatgttgaAGTTGGTACTTCACCATATGCAAAGCaggaaagaaaaaagaaaagggtgtataaaaatggaaaataaaaatgaataacattctatgtacagggtgtcccattttgggtacttttgcgggatatctccgttatttttagagatagagagttgcggttttcgtgACACTGTGCTagtttttcgtaaaactaaagatgcggttaacaaaattttcatagcccttttattttttaagatacagggcattttttaattttttttcgcattttGGGTCCCTCctcgtatctccgttatttttaaagtttttgtataagtaaaaactcattcttatagagttttttccgtagaatctagtggtgtagatatatttttttttgattaatagtttttgagttataacctaaacttatgtttttttaaacggaaaATCCTATGTATTTGAGTTCATAAAATTGGCCTTTTTtcaccttttcaaaaatacgcaaataaataacaattttctaaatttaaataatcaaattcataatttaatgggaggccatggctatttataacaagaagcaaaaaaaaagacaaataaataaataaatgtcaactATATTCAGGTTTTGATTAACATTTCTCTGTTTTTGATTGAGTTTATGCTCCAAAACCCATTTATTTTCGTTGTTTGTGAACTTTGGCAAAAAAATGGCAGAATGAATGATGAGGCGTTAGAATgtcattttctatcaaaatatgtcaaaaaaattgggggatcctatttaaaataagagggTAAGGGTCATTTCCGGCtaaaccggaagtgacagaaaactttaaaaataacggagatacggggggtcccaaaatgcaaaaatttcaaaaatgtcctgtatcttaaaaaataaaagggctatgaaaattttgttgacagcatctttagttttacggaaaagtagcacagtgtcgcgaaaaccgcaactctctatctctaaaaataacggagatatcccgcaaaagtacccaaaatgggacaccctgtaattAAACAGACTACATACGTATTTCACTCTAGCTAGAGCATTATCAGGCCTGAAATAAAGTATTAGTCAAAAcaacactaaaaatttaaatagaaatctcCAAGGTACCATAAGATTGATAATAGATATTGAAAATAGATACTGAAGATGATTGGCAAATTCCTCATCgaatgataaaaaaacaaaaagttaaaaagtagACGCAATAACATAGACTCATcgagaatcgaacccggtacCACAAAATTAGAAGTATGGGTGTAAAACCTATTGACTAAGTAAACCTAATACTAAAGTACTTAAATTTCAACAAGTTAACCAATATAAGCTGTAGATTAcgactaaataaataatggtaGGAATAtgatttacataatatttatcgatataagtatttattttttatcattttcccaccattatttatttagtcaTAATCTTCAGTTTATATTGGTTAACTTGTTAACATTTAAGTAGTTTAGTATTAGGTCTACTGAGTCAATAGGTTTTACACCCATACTTCTAATCTTGTGGTACCGGGTTCGATTGTCGATGAGTCTATATTATTGCgtctactttttaattttccatttttttatcattCGAGGAGGAATTCGCCAATTATCTTCAGCatctatttttgtgaacaattttatatcatccgGCTGAAGGTCATAGTATGGTGGGATCTTAGACCATAGGAGGCACCAGACTATGACAACAATCGCGATCTCTTCCAGATACATGACGATCCACCAAACGCGTCATCACACGGTCTACATCGAGGGCTCCCTGCACAAGACCCAGTGCAGCATCTGCCTCAAGGTCTTCTCCAAGGTCACCACGTTGCTAAAGCACATCACCTCCAAACACTCGCAGGGTGAGGATCGCAACGAGAAGCGCCACCTATGCGACCATTGCGGCAAAGGGTTCGGTACCGGGGACAAACTGAAGATCCATTATCGTATCCACACGGGGGAGAAACCGTACCATTGTCGGTTCTGCGACAAGTGCTTCACCAAGAAGGATTACTTGGTGATGCACGAGCGAGTGCACACTGGGGAGAAGCCGTACCCGTGCGAGTACTGCGGCAAGTGCTTCAATCAGGCGTGCTCGTTACGGATCCACGTGAGGGGGCACACGGGGGAACGACCGTACATTTGTAATATCTGTAACGGGGGGTACATTTCCAGGGGGTCCTTGAATTTGCACATGAAGACTTGTTCCGGGGAGAGGTACGACATTATTCAGTGATCTTGGGTGGGTATATGGGTGAAGTCTGATGGAATTTCTTTATTCCTGGATAAGTTGGAGAGTTATGGTTATTACGCAAAATAGACGGA encodes:
- the LOC126747181 gene encoding zinc finger protein 525-like, with amino-acid sequence MVFKTLTKLALHHYKHTKQYQCPLCEKSFKVPHSMMVHISNKEKIFTFTCPICGRGFIQRSLFRTHMELHENSKKYQCTLCDKKFNTKRYLQSHERFNHKKELFNIEEVFQCEYCSRTFSFKRSLKRHLNSIHKVGEKKTYQCHVCSKVVTNKYSLTVHLRLHTGEKKFQCQVCGEKMPRKQYLMRHLFSKHGIGHSRPH
- the LOC126747730 gene encoding zinc finger protein ZFP2-like produces the protein MKVSDVEFKPDVGTLETSLEPPDSPLTPVSIKIEPDSDEEYLPGKSEKKKPIKLRIKKEQLEKPKKRKKKSSSSKKRKQEHKLWTCRKCLQEFDSRKGLTEHSKLHHEESSDEHTFKHNEEQDLYNCNTCQAEYPTRSEVEEHITKVHEEFYSCDQCEHTSKKAYAFAIHMKSHSNDEYMVCPLCSYTTPRRTCLQTHINRVHYHKFYYTCGTCGKGFNDSVIFKEHNNEHLGIKPFVCVVCSKAFCYSRYMTIHQTRHHTVYIEGSLHKTQCSICLKVFSKVTTLLKHITSKHSQGEDRNEKRHLCDHCGKGFGTGDKLKIHYRIHTGEKPYHCRFCDKCFTKKDYLVMHERVHTGEKPYPCEYCGKCFNQACSLRIHVRGHTGERPYICNICNGGYISRGSLNLHMKTCSGERYDIIQ
- the LOC126747182 gene encoding zinc finger protein 420-like; protein product: MYNHKKEFLNIEEVFQSENCFRTISFNRSLVRHLNPIHKGTKNPKRRPPKRIIKVEDWTSSDEEARQKTAIRKIRKPRSALEKLCKELWEKPPTWSDDSDHESDWFSDPASSSKKKQDMSGLCPQCGKVVANMKIHMKKYHLNNYSCDLCSITFRNEKQLKEHKEVHDSENPHKCDLCNLIFKNVTKLALHRFTHTGNYDCPICGFNATSRFRNSIIAHIKRHEDNYAVRCDICNRGFLCKKKLEEHIEWHENVPKYECEICHKKFPVKSYLTLHNKFNHKKELYGTEEIFQCEICGRKFTFEKSFKRHLSCIHKIGKDFTVKCPVCDKVIANNHNLKKHMKVHTGEKNYSCDVCGKTFSQRQYVTRHQKVHQPDRENKKRPLTHQLTCDFYSFGTSNYLGEHISEEHTPEGPYSCDICHAPYQTLLKLTVHRRIHLKKYVCPLCGFESSTRSFAPIKQHIDRHGERFKVRCDLCKKGFMCMAKLRDHLEVHASEPKYQCEYCRKKFTVKNYLKLHVRFNHKKTLSGIPEVFQCEICGREFSFEKSFRRHLSAIHKIGKDLTVECPVCHKTVANNFNLKKHMRIHTGEKNYACAMCGKRFSDMKYVRKHQSVHLKEGGGLKSKRGRGGKSILERILIKQELLEDIQQHKKVRRKRKPAGYTPNEEHPDEDKPKVRKPRIKKEKSDSPPKHPRNQKANMWTCKFCFETFASRKEMFQHRKQHPEEEKKTVTAEPSTTKFSYDEELDIFTCNNCSAECQDLEEIEKHVETHEKKFACYVCKEELFGPINYTVHVQKHRDDKLFPCPWCQYMSHKKEAMQVHINRLHLQIYDFQCTKCGKCFNDALSFKEHDNVHLNVKPFGCVVCSKNFYYSRYLLSHQLRTHTVRVLDPESKTQCSVCQKIFARLDTLERHYAAKHLTVRTGPYEKKHLCDVCGQGFSRPDKLKIHYRKHTGEKPYSCVYCSKSFIKRDYLIMHERIHSGEKPYECAICGKCFNQGAPLRIHLRSHTGERPYVCPYCGAGSVSRGALNSHIKSCIGAVVGAAQDIGHEEVVRM